From Gemmatimonadaceae bacterium, the proteins below share one genomic window:
- a CDS encoding RidA family protein: MSVTPVKTNDAPAAIGPYSQAITANGFLFTAGQIALDPSTGQIVAGDVVAQAERVLTNLKAILDAAGASWSDVVKTTVYLHDMNDFPRVNEVYARALGTARPARSTVQVAGLPRAVLVEIDAIAALPRSS, encoded by the coding sequence GTGAGCGTAACGCCAGTCAAGACGAACGACGCACCAGCGGCCATCGGGCCGTATTCGCAGGCCATCACTGCCAATGGGTTTCTCTTTACGGCGGGCCAGATCGCGCTCGATCCGTCAACGGGACAGATCGTCGCCGGCGATGTCGTTGCCCAGGCCGAGCGCGTGCTGACCAACCTGAAGGCCATTCTCGACGCGGCCGGCGCATCGTGGAGCGATGTCGTCAAAACCACCGTCTACCTTCACGACATGAACGATTTCCCGCGCGTCAACGAAGTCTACGCGCGCGCGCTCGGCACCGCTCGACCGGCGCGCTCGACGGTGCAGGTCGCCGGGCTCCCGCGCGCCGTGCTCGTCGAGATCGATGCAATTGCGGCGCTGCCGCGTAGTTCCTAA